The genome window ACACTACCCACcccccgcctcgcagccgcgcccGTCCTGCCGGGTGGCatacgctcgagtcacgcggacacgctgcccatcacacggatagcgcacgtgtgtgcagtgctgcaggccgctccgacgcagcgccacccgggacctgaccgccggcatccgcagcaaTGCATCGAGCCTACCTCCCCCCACGTCGTTGGTGCCTGACCCTGTGAATACCGGAAGTGGTTcagcactggcagggatggacgaggggagggaggggggcttgCTTggcctccccccacacagtGTGTGCACTGGACCCCGGGATACCACGTACTGAGGTGTACCCCCGAGTACTATCAGGGAACACCGAAAAAGGTAGGCTAAAAGGGAGGGCGATGTACGTGCCGTCGCTTTTGcctgcggtgccgctggaCAACGAGACGACTGACATACGCCACCAGTGCGGCAACAACGGGCACACCCCCCTCGATACTCGATCAGCCTGTTGTATGGCAGCGAGCGATAATCGCGGAGTGGCCGCCATCCTCATAGACACTCCGTGATATCCACCTCTCTGGCTGATCCTGAGATAGTTCTGCAAGGAGGGCACCGCCAATATATACCATGTGCTGCCGTCGTTGCGGCTCCTTCACCCGGATCGGACACCGCACCATACGTGTCTGGTCGCCGTGTAGCTTCTCTATCAAGTAGAGGGACTTCATCTCCCGCTCCAACCGCGCCCCAAACCCTGGCAGCATGGTAGAACCTCCGGAAAGAATGATGCTATCATAGAGGGAGGCACGCACGTCGATGTCGGCGGCCTCAATCGACTTCCACAGCGCCACGGCAATGCCGTCACACGCGTGATCCATCTCTTGCGGGTTGAAGAGTACTTCTGGCGCGGCGAACCGCTCCGGCCCCAGGCGGCAGGAGGTGCCGTCCGGAAGCACGCAGTCGCAGTGTAGAGCGCTCGTCTCACACGTCAGCCGATTCTCCAGGCCGTTCTTCTGGGTCGCCACATAGCAGTAGCGCTCCTTGATCTGCCGGAGTGTGTCGATATCGTCGGAGAGCCAAGACGCATACGACAGCGCAGCTCTCCCAGCGCCTGTAGGCAGTCGGCTCTGGTACCGTCGATGCGGTTGCTGTTGTCCAAGGACCTGCCCAAGACGCTCGGTTACTGCGTGACCAGCCACGtcgacgaggcgctgcgcagtcGCCAGCACACATCCGTCGAACACCGGCGTGCAGTGCGAGAGCCCctctccgcactcgacgacgacgccacaCTCGGCACCGTTCGCGAAGAGCGACAGGATACCCTGGTGAACCATCTGGATTGCTGAAAAGTGGTATTTTTCGAAGAACAATTCAAGAAGGTCACACCGCTGTCGCAGTGACACGTTCGGTGGCTCGCTCAGCTGCAGGGGCCGGTCCTGCAGCCACGCGAGGCCGTCTTCATACCGCCATTCAGCCCTACCCCCACGTGAAGGACCCACCTGCGACGGAAGACGCTTGCACAAGGCGTAGTCCCAGATCGCCTGCATGGCGTCCATGTTGTGAATCACGCCATTGCGCATCGGATACACCCGCTCTGCCATGCCGAGCACCCCCGTTGCCGAAAGATCGTCCCCACACCGAACCTCCGTTTGGAGAAGCTGCGCTCGATGAGGGTCCGTTTCTTCTCGGTCACGCACCGAAGTCAGCCCCTGGAGCACTGGCGCATACAGCGGTGATTTCGAGAGATGCAAGGATGATGACAACCTGGGCGTAGGTGGGTCTTCCAGGTGTGAGCGTGGGGCGGTGGCTTGCATCGTCGGCCGGCTTGTGACGGTCGGGCAGAGGAGCAGTGGCAACGGAGAGACGCCGGCGCAGCCGCATCTGACGGTGGCCGTACCATTATCCAGCACCACCGGTGCGAGGGTCAtcgaaggggggggggggggggctattcgctcttttctttttgtgtgtttctccACACAAAAAAAGGCGTCTTGTCGCCTGGCAAGAGCGatgcttcttttttttttctctccttttggaggaggggcgggggctgggctgtggctgtggctgGGCTGGGGGACCTGCTGGACAGCGACAGCTCTTCCGCCCCgctacgtgtgcgtgcagtcAGGCGTGTGAGCGACTCCTACGAAAAGTGGGAGGAAGGGTGGGGATTGGCGGGGTGGGGCtgaggtgggggtgggggtgacaGCATCGTTGAGCAGTGCGAGACGTCGaagaacacacgcaccccagaaaggagaaaagaagaaacagagTGCGGGCTGATGGGAGTGGTCAGGATGGACTTGGATGGACGTGCACACTCGtttcgaggaggagagaggaccGTGCGTGGAGCATCGCGGTGTTGTTGATGTGCAAGACGTGCTTCCAACTACGGCCAATGCATGCGACTGCGCAGACACACCTTTTCTGCTGAACGTGGCTATCCACCGCGAAGCACATGTCGCGGTCACCATGAGCCGCCACCTCCCCGCGCCTTTGTTCGCAAGCCTTGCAGGGCAGAAAAGCAGTGGCGTGATGCAATGCGATGCAGCTCAGCAGAGAGCAATCAAGACAGAGCGCGAGttagagggaggggtggagaggaggaagacgcacacacaagggAAAA of Leishmania braziliensis MHOM/BR/75/M2904 complete genome, chromosome 19 contains these proteins:
- a CDS encoding putative actin-related protein 2 yields the protein MAERVYPMRNGVIHNMDAMQAIWDYALCKRLPSQVGPSRGGRAEWRYEDGLAWLQDRPLQLSEPPNVSLRQRCDLLELFFEKYHFSAIQMVHQGILSLFANGAECGVVVECGEGLSHCTPVFDGCVLATAQRLVDVAGHAVTERLGQVLGQQQPHRRYQSRLPTGAGRAALSYASWLSDDIDTLRQIKERYCYVATQKNGLENRLTCETSALHCDCVLPDGTSCRLGPERFAAPEVLFNPQEMDHACDGIAVALWKSIEAADIDVRASLYDSIILSGGSTMLPGFGARLEREMKSLYLIEKLHGDQTRMVRCPIRVKEPQRRQHMVYIGGALLAELSQDQPERWISRSVYEDGGHSAIIARCHTTG